A part of Nitrospira sp. genomic DNA contains:
- a CDS encoding CBS domain-containing protein, whose translation MQVPSWEIGRALGIPIRVHASWFVVFLLVTWSLSTGYLPDNLPGLTPERYWAMGGLAAVLLFVSVLLHELGHSYVALYYRIPIEKITLFIFGGVAHMRKEAPTPRAEFLIALAGPAVSFVIGGLCFVCVELAETIQRHHGLQGWIMLGALLGFVNIQIGLFNMIPGFPLDGGRMLRAGLWAWGDNFYRATKQAAGVGLAFGVMLGLTGLVVLYGSASGGLPTSMASNGGWVVVIGMFLFAAALASRRQAVMRQALATVLIRDVMVTTVTSIPSHCTLDVAVNQHFQSYGYGGFPVLEDGRLVGLITTVEIQSVPPSLWPWRRVEQVMRPRSESLVIEPDIPVMHALERMAREGWGRLVVMQDGEMVGLVTHSAIVRFLQLRRA comes from the coding sequence ATGCAGGTACCTTCCTGGGAAATCGGCCGCGCGTTGGGAATTCCGATCCGCGTCCATGCGTCATGGTTCGTGGTGTTTCTCCTGGTCACCTGGTCACTCTCGACTGGGTATCTACCGGACAATTTGCCCGGACTCACTCCAGAACGGTATTGGGCTATGGGGGGACTGGCAGCCGTCCTCTTATTCGTCTCCGTGCTCTTGCATGAGCTCGGCCATTCTTACGTTGCGTTGTACTACCGCATTCCGATTGAAAAGATTACGCTGTTTATTTTTGGCGGCGTGGCGCACATGCGGAAGGAAGCCCCCACACCTCGCGCTGAATTCCTCATTGCGTTGGCCGGGCCGGCAGTCAGCTTTGTGATCGGTGGTCTTTGTTTTGTGTGTGTGGAGTTGGCGGAGACGATTCAACGGCATCATGGGCTCCAGGGGTGGATCATGCTTGGAGCCTTGTTGGGCTTCGTGAATATCCAAATCGGGCTCTTCAACATGATTCCAGGTTTCCCGCTGGACGGCGGACGGATGTTACGTGCGGGACTGTGGGCATGGGGAGACAATTTTTATCGAGCGACCAAACAAGCCGCGGGAGTCGGTCTGGCGTTTGGAGTGATGTTGGGACTGACGGGCCTTGTTGTGCTGTACGGGTCTGCGAGCGGCGGATTACCGACGTCGATGGCATCGAACGGCGGGTGGGTCGTGGTCATCGGCATGTTTCTCTTCGCCGCAGCCCTGGCGAGTCGTCGTCAAGCGGTCATGCGTCAGGCCCTGGCGACGGTTCTTATTCGGGATGTCATGGTGACGACGGTCACCTCGATTCCGTCGCATTGCACGTTGGATGTCGCGGTGAATCAGCACTTCCAATCCTATGGCTACGGCGGGTTCCCAGTGTTAGAGGATGGGCGATTGGTGGGACTCATCACCACGGTTGAGATTCAGAGCGTTCCGCCGTCGCTGTGGCCTTGGCGCAGGGTCGAGCAGGTGATGCGCCCCCGTTCGGAATCGTTAGTGATTGAGCCGGATATTCCTGTCATGCATGCGCTGGAGCGTATGGCCCGTGAAGGGTGGGGTCGCTTAGTGGTCATGCAGGACGGAGAAATGGTCGGACTTGTCACCCATTCAGCCATCGTGCGTTTTTTGCAATTGCGGAGAGCCTAA
- a CDS encoding YihY/virulence factor BrkB family protein has translation MPIRMRSIMTILRFLIETLTTFLRQGCPSLAAALAFFSLLSLFPLVFLLLYGISFLVSQNIIGEQFILSFLKGFLPSLGERLAEEIHQISVLEGVRWLVLLSFFWFGGLVFYELDYALNVVFESTQKRHPLISTAISIALLGSTGLLLFLSYVATQTIAFLTAYAPKLWGLDLVALAAHDFHLTYTLPFSLAFLTVSLLYRLVPRRRPQWSHAMAGALTFGLLWVSAKLLFISYSDYATVYARLYGSLLEVVLLLLWVYYSAGLLLFGGIIARKLQQLAYSSQVPPAG, from the coding sequence TTGCCGATCCGCATGCGGAGCATCATGACCATCCTCCGCTTTCTGATCGAGACATTGACCACCTTCTTGCGCCAGGGCTGCCCGAGCCTCGCGGCAGCCTTGGCCTTTTTCTCCTTACTCTCGCTCTTTCCTCTCGTCTTTCTTCTCCTGTATGGGATCAGCTTCCTGGTCAGCCAAAACATCATCGGCGAGCAATTTATCCTAAGCTTCCTGAAGGGCTTTCTGCCGTCATTGGGTGAACGATTGGCTGAAGAGATCCATCAAATCAGCGTATTAGAAGGTGTGCGCTGGCTGGTATTGCTGTCGTTCTTCTGGTTTGGAGGGCTCGTCTTTTATGAGCTCGACTACGCACTCAACGTGGTATTTGAAAGCACCCAAAAGCGTCACCCGTTGATTTCCACCGCGATCTCCATCGCCCTGCTGGGATCGACAGGACTACTATTGTTCCTCTCCTATGTCGCCACGCAGACCATTGCCTTTTTGACCGCCTATGCCCCAAAGCTGTGGGGGCTCGATCTTGTCGCCCTTGCCGCCCATGATTTTCATCTCACATACACGCTCCCCTTTTCCTTGGCATTCCTGACGGTGAGCCTGTTGTACCGCCTGGTGCCACGCCGCCGCCCACAGTGGAGCCACGCTATGGCAGGCGCGTTGACGTTCGGCCTGCTCTGGGTTTCGGCGAAGTTGCTATTCATCAGCTACAGCGACTATGCCACGGTGTACGCCAGGCTCTACGGATCGTTGCTCGAGGTCGTGCTCTTATTGCTCTGGGTCTATTATTCCGCCGGGCTCTTGCTGTTTGGTGGGATCATCGCTCGCAAGCTACAACAGCTCGCCTACTCGTCACAGGTGCCGCCAGCCGGGTGA
- a CDS encoding NADH-quinone oxidoreductase subunit N — translation MPFSSADLFLILPELLIVTAACIVFVLDPVLRTSDKDGLVWLSLGTLAVCMGLTASQIQAPATIFSGLVVIDAYGAFWKLLLYFVTGLTILLSHSYLKEERLYFGEYYGFVLLSLLGMMVMVSSSDLLTLYLGTELMSLSLYVMAGLKRSEPRSLEASAKYFVLGAFSSGILLYGISLLYGATGSTRLPEIAAAISGRNLDDPLLLFATILLTVGFGFKLAVVPFHMWTPDVYQGAPTSVTAFMAVAAKAASFGAFLRVFIEGLGGLKANWSAMFLILCLATLILGNVLALVQTNVKRMLAYSSIAHAGYALIGVVATGHMGNSSGIASVLLYLSLYAFMTFGAFAIVAMLRKGGIEGDNIEDFTGLAKRHPVAALLMLIFMVSLAGIPPTAGFIGKLYVFMSAVEAGLPWLAAVALIFAVISAYYYLRLVMVMYMREPSDLSSTSPRMVMSPSLSIVLACAVAGVVIFGIYPNPLVNFAIQAVSALK, via the coding sequence ATGCCCTTCTCGTCGGCAGACCTCTTCCTCATCCTACCGGAGTTGCTGATCGTCACGGCAGCCTGCATCGTGTTCGTGCTCGATCCGGTGCTGCGGACATCCGACAAAGACGGCTTGGTCTGGCTGAGCCTGGGAACACTGGCCGTCTGCATGGGGTTGACGGCGTCCCAGATACAGGCTCCCGCCACAATCTTTAGTGGACTCGTCGTCATCGATGCGTACGGAGCCTTCTGGAAACTGCTCCTCTACTTCGTCACCGGCCTGACCATTCTCCTCTCTCATTCCTACTTGAAGGAAGAGCGGCTGTATTTCGGCGAATATTACGGCTTCGTCTTACTCTCCCTCTTAGGGATGATGGTCATGGTCTCGTCATCCGATTTATTGACACTCTATCTGGGCACTGAACTGATGTCCCTCTCGCTATACGTCATGGCGGGCCTGAAGCGATCGGAGCCTCGCTCCTTGGAAGCCTCGGCCAAGTACTTCGTGTTGGGAGCATTTTCATCGGGCATCCTCCTCTACGGCATCTCGCTCCTCTATGGAGCGACCGGAAGCACCAGACTTCCGGAGATCGCCGCAGCGATCTCCGGTCGTAACCTGGACGATCCGCTCTTATTGTTTGCCACGATCCTGCTCACGGTCGGATTCGGGTTCAAACTTGCCGTCGTGCCGTTTCATATGTGGACGCCGGATGTCTACCAAGGCGCACCGACCTCCGTCACCGCTTTCATGGCGGTTGCCGCCAAAGCTGCAAGCTTCGGCGCATTCCTCAGAGTGTTCATTGAAGGGCTCGGTGGCCTGAAAGCCAACTGGTCTGCGATGTTCCTCATCCTGTGCCTCGCCACCCTGATCTTGGGAAATGTCCTCGCATTGGTGCAGACGAATGTGAAACGCATGCTGGCCTACTCAAGCATTGCCCATGCCGGCTACGCATTGATCGGCGTGGTGGCAACGGGACACATGGGAAACTCGTCCGGTATCGCCAGCGTGCTGCTCTATCTCTCGCTCTACGCATTCATGACGTTCGGCGCGTTCGCCATCGTCGCCATGCTTCGCAAGGGCGGGATCGAAGGAGACAACATCGAAGATTTCACCGGCCTTGCCAAACGGCATCCTGTGGCTGCACTGCTCATGTTGATCTTTATGGTCTCGCTGGCAGGCATTCCTCCGACCGCAGGATTTATTGGAAAACTGTATGTCTTCATGTCGGCGGTGGAAGCCGGCCTGCCCTGGCTGGCTGCCGTGGCGCTCATCTTTGCCGTCATCTCAGCCTATTACTACCTCAGGCTGGTGATGGTCATGTACATGCGCGAGCCGAGTGACCTGTCGAGCACCAGTCCTCGGATGGTCATGTCACCGAGTCTCTCCATCGTGTTGGCCTGCGCGGTGGCCGGGGTGGTGATCTTTGGGATCTATCCCAACCCACTCGTGAACTTCGCCATACAAGCGGTATCGGCGCTCAAGTAA
- a CDS encoding NADH-quinone oxidoreductase subunit M: MTGFPWLTVLVVLPLAGATAVFAANERSIKVTALAVAVANLLISLPLWWLFDASSGEMQFMESARWIPSLSINYRLGLDGISLPLVLMTTVLMPLCILISWHSIEIRMRSFLAMLLIMESAMIGVFTALDFVLFYIFWEAMLIPMYLLIGIWGGPNRLYAAIKFLLYTLAGSVLLLVAILVLYFQGGQTFDILQLSQGTYSHSLQFWLFLAFFAAFAVKVPMFPFHTWLPDAHVEAPTAGSVILASVLLKMGTYGFLRFSLPMLPDASQAFTPVMVALSIVAIIYGAYMALAQSDLKKLIAYSSVSHMGFVTLGLFMFNIQGIEGAVMQMVNHGITTGGLFLCVGMIYERTHSRQIADNTGLTKPMPRYATFLVIFSLSSLGLPGTNSFVGEFMILAGAFLWSKIATAFALLGIILAAAYLLWMVQRVAFGVPDPHILPKLRDVNLREMITVVPLVVLIFVIGIFPNPILTRMHPSVEKVIARVFPPAAEHASVIPRMTPFTPSVERITAPTGPTFSQETQTASEGRP, from the coding sequence ATGACCGGCTTTCCGTGGCTCACAGTACTGGTCGTCCTCCCGCTGGCCGGGGCCACTGCTGTCTTCGCGGCGAACGAGCGCTCCATCAAGGTGACGGCTCTCGCTGTAGCCGTAGCCAACCTCCTGATCTCACTCCCGCTCTGGTGGTTGTTCGATGCGTCGTCCGGTGAGATGCAGTTCATGGAATCGGCGCGGTGGATCCCGTCGCTGTCCATCAATTATCGGCTTGGACTTGATGGAATCAGCCTCCCGCTCGTTCTCATGACGACGGTTCTGATGCCGCTCTGCATCCTGATCTCATGGCATTCCATCGAGATCAGAATGCGGAGTTTCCTGGCCATGCTGCTCATTATGGAAAGCGCCATGATCGGCGTGTTCACCGCGCTAGATTTCGTGCTGTTCTATATCTTTTGGGAAGCGATGCTGATTCCGATGTACCTGTTGATCGGGATCTGGGGTGGGCCGAATCGGCTCTACGCCGCGATCAAATTCTTGCTCTATACGCTCGCCGGCAGTGTCTTGCTACTAGTCGCGATCTTGGTGCTGTATTTCCAGGGCGGCCAGACGTTCGACATTCTTCAATTGAGTCAAGGCACCTATTCCCATTCGTTGCAATTCTGGCTCTTCCTTGCGTTCTTCGCCGCATTCGCCGTCAAAGTTCCCATGTTCCCCTTCCATACCTGGCTGCCTGATGCGCACGTGGAAGCACCCACAGCCGGCAGCGTCATACTCGCCAGCGTACTGCTCAAGATGGGCACCTATGGGTTTCTCCGTTTCAGCCTGCCGATGTTGCCTGACGCCTCTCAAGCATTTACGCCAGTGATGGTGGCGCTCTCCATTGTCGCCATCATCTATGGGGCCTACATGGCACTCGCTCAGTCTGACCTAAAAAAACTCATCGCCTATTCGAGTGTGAGCCACATGGGATTTGTCACACTCGGCCTCTTTATGTTTAATATTCAAGGAATCGAAGGCGCCGTCATGCAGATGGTGAACCACGGCATCACCACTGGTGGACTCTTTCTCTGCGTTGGAATGATTTACGAACGCACCCATAGCCGACAGATCGCTGACAATACTGGGCTCACCAAGCCGATGCCACGGTATGCGACCTTCCTCGTCATTTTTTCATTGTCTTCATTGGGGCTGCCCGGCACAAACAGTTTTGTCGGGGAGTTTATGATTCTTGCAGGTGCCTTCCTCTGGAGCAAGATCGCCACGGCCTTTGCGTTGTTGGGAATTATCCTGGCGGCAGCCTACTTGCTCTGGATGGTCCAGCGTGTCGCCTTCGGCGTCCCCGATCCGCATATCCTCCCGAAGCTTCGCGATGTGAACCTGCGTGAGATGATCACCGTGGTGCCGCTTGTCGTCTTGATCTTCGTGATCGGGATCTTCCCGAACCCCATCCTGACTCGCATGCATCCCAGCGTAGAGAAAGTCATCGCGCGCGTCTTCCCGCCAGCTGCTGAACACGCGTCGGTCATACCTAGGATGACCCCATTCACTCCATCTGTGGAACGGATCACCGCACCGACTGGACCGACGTTCAGTCAAGAAACGCAGACCGCATCTGAGGGCCGACCATGA
- the nuoL gene encoding NADH-quinone oxidoreductase subunit L produces the protein MIYALIPLLPLTAFLILGLAGRHINARAHLVAVPAVLLSLALSVGTFVEVASGSVISFPLYTWLTSGTLDIHIGLHIDRLTAVMLLLVTGVSSLVHVYTIGYMHGDPGYARFFGYIALFTFSMLMLVLADNLLQLFVFWEAVGLCSYLLIGHWYERASACAAATKAFLVNRVGDFGFMLGLLLVWYSFGSLNYLDIFPALHEATDVTMNLLGPFGGTWEVSVFTLIALLLFTGAVGKSAQVPLHVWLPDAMEGPTPISALIHAATMVTAGVFMVARLAPIYNLSPTAMSVVAMTGAATMLLGATIALTQTDIKRVVAYSTVSQLGYMIMACGLGAYASGMYHLLTHGAFKALLFLGCGSVIIALHHEQDMRHMGGLKDKLPITYWTFVVGSLALAGFPLTAGFFSKDDILVSAWSSGDLGRALTLLGLLTALLTAFYSFRLVFVTFWGTSHVDPHHAEHLHEPSRTITTPLIILAVFSILTGYLGIPSFLEPIFSTGGEPAVPHGSDGLMIMAAATAMGLIGMAAAYYMYVLNPDLPERLARQWGSLYRGSLNKWYVDEAYDRLFVRPTLAAASKLWKHVDVHVIDGTVNGIARAITWGGWLLRLVQSGQTQHYALAMAVGIVVLTAYLLL, from the coding sequence ATGATCTACGCGCTTATCCCACTCCTTCCGCTGACCGCCTTTTTGATCCTTGGCTTGGCTGGCCGGCACATCAACGCCCGAGCTCACCTTGTTGCGGTCCCGGCGGTCCTGTTGTCGCTCGCCTTGTCGGTGGGAACCTTTGTAGAAGTGGCTTCTGGCTCTGTCATTTCGTTTCCGCTCTATACCTGGTTGACATCTGGAACTCTGGACATTCACATCGGTCTGCATATCGACAGACTCACCGCCGTGATGCTCCTACTGGTCACCGGTGTGAGTTCGCTTGTACACGTCTATACCATCGGGTACATGCATGGTGATCCAGGCTATGCCCGTTTCTTCGGCTACATCGCCTTGTTCACCTTCTCCATGTTGATGTTGGTGCTGGCCGACAACTTATTACAGCTCTTCGTGTTCTGGGAAGCCGTCGGACTCTGCTCTTATCTGTTGATCGGGCACTGGTACGAGCGTGCGTCTGCTTGTGCCGCCGCCACCAAGGCCTTTCTGGTCAATCGTGTAGGAGACTTCGGATTCATGCTGGGCCTGCTGCTCGTCTGGTACAGCTTTGGATCGCTGAACTACCTTGACATCTTTCCTGCCCTCCATGAGGCGACTGATGTGACGATGAACCTCCTCGGCCCTTTCGGTGGAACATGGGAGGTGTCGGTCTTCACGCTCATCGCACTTTTGCTCTTCACTGGTGCGGTCGGTAAATCTGCCCAAGTTCCGCTCCACGTCTGGCTGCCTGATGCGATGGAGGGACCGACGCCGATTTCGGCCCTCATTCACGCCGCCACGATGGTCACCGCCGGCGTCTTCATGGTGGCGCGTCTTGCCCCGATCTACAACCTGTCACCAACCGCGATGAGCGTGGTCGCGATGACCGGCGCCGCGACAATGCTCCTCGGCGCCACAATCGCGTTGACTCAGACCGACATCAAACGGGTCGTCGCGTATTCGACGGTCAGTCAGCTCGGGTACATGATCATGGCGTGCGGACTCGGCGCCTATGCGTCCGGCATGTATCACTTATTGACGCACGGCGCGTTCAAGGCCTTGCTGTTTTTAGGCTGCGGCTCTGTGATTATTGCCCTGCACCATGAACAAGATATGAGGCACATGGGCGGTCTCAAAGACAAGTTACCGATTACCTACTGGACATTTGTAGTGGGCTCACTGGCGCTTGCTGGTTTTCCTCTGACCGCTGGCTTCTTCAGTAAGGATGACATTCTCGTGTCTGCCTGGTCGTCCGGCGACCTTGGCCGGGCACTGACGCTCCTGGGTCTGCTGACGGCGCTCCTGACCGCCTTCTATAGCTTCCGGCTCGTATTCGTGACCTTCTGGGGAACGTCTCATGTTGATCCGCACCATGCGGAGCACCTCCACGAGCCCTCACGGACAATCACGACACCGCTCATCATTCTCGCAGTTTTCAGTATTCTGACTGGTTATCTCGGCATCCCATCTTTCCTAGAACCCATTTTTTCAACCGGGGGTGAACCCGCCGTCCCGCATGGCTCAGATGGGCTCATGATTATGGCCGCGGCGACAGCGATGGGTCTGATCGGCATGGCCGCCGCCTATTATATGTATGTACTCAACCCGGATCTTCCGGAACGCTTGGCGCGACAATGGGGCAGTCTCTATCGGGGCTCGTTGAATAAATGGTATGTCGATGAGGCCTACGATCGCCTATTCGTACGACCAACTCTCGCAGCAGCGTCCAAACTCTGGAAGCATGTTGATGTCCACGTGATCGATGGAACCGTCAACGGTATCGCACGCGCCATCACCTGGGGGGGATGGCTGTTACGACTGGTCCAGAGTGGGCAGACCCAGCACTATGCCTTGGCGATGGCGGTGGGGATCGTCGTGTTAACGGCGTATCTCCTTCTTTGA
- the nuoK gene encoding NADH-quinone oxidoreductase subunit NuoK — MTIPISYYLILSAIVFLTGVMGVLIRRNIIAILLSVELMLNATNINFVAFSEHLQDLGGQVFVFFALTVAAAEVAVGLAIIIALHRSRSTINVEEFNLLKW, encoded by the coding sequence ATGACCATTCCCATCTCGTACTACCTTATCTTGAGTGCCATCGTCTTCTTAACAGGCGTGATGGGTGTGCTCATCCGGCGCAATATCATTGCCATTCTGCTGTCGGTGGAACTGATGCTGAACGCCACCAACATTAACTTCGTCGCGTTCTCCGAACATCTGCAGGATCTTGGTGGTCAAGTGTTCGTCTTTTTTGCCTTAACGGTGGCCGCAGCGGAGGTTGCCGTCGGACTCGCGATTATCATCGCCCTGCACCGATCGAGATCCACGATCAATGTTGAAGAGTTCAACCTGCTCAAATGGTAA
- a CDS encoding NADH-quinone oxidoreductase subunit J has translation MSQLFFGYFAGMIAITAILVVVFRNPVYSALSLLVMFFHVAGLFITLHAEFLAAVQIIVYAGAILVLYLFVVMILNVTQDDRYHSQWRIAGVVCIPLFIESMLLLSGGAGALNTGSPSLQFGPHEAIAANNTLAIGKTLFSTYLFPFEVASLVLLVAMIGAIVLAKRDIGEHDA, from the coding sequence ATGTCGCAGCTGTTTTTTGGATACTTCGCCGGAATGATCGCCATCACCGCCATTCTCGTGGTGGTGTTCAGAAATCCTGTCTACAGTGCGCTTTCACTCTTGGTCATGTTTTTCCATGTCGCGGGACTCTTCATCACACTCCATGCCGAATTTCTCGCGGCCGTGCAGATCATCGTCTATGCCGGGGCCATTCTCGTGCTGTATCTGTTCGTCGTCATGATACTCAATGTCACGCAAGACGACCGCTACCACAGCCAATGGCGGATTGCAGGAGTGGTCTGCATTCCATTGTTCATTGAGTCCATGTTGCTTCTCTCCGGAGGGGCCGGCGCACTCAACACGGGGAGTCCATCGCTCCAGTTCGGGCCGCATGAGGCTATCGCCGCCAATAATACGTTGGCCATCGGCAAAACACTTTTTTCAACCTATTTATTCCCGTTCGAGGTGGCCTCCTTGGTACTCCTTGTGGCAATGATCGGCGCCATCGTCCTCGCCAAGCGCGATATCGGCGAACACGACGCATAA
- the nuoI gene encoding NADH-quinone oxidoreductase subunit NuoI — MASTTRTKRLSLSAWLKTITFYEILVGMKATLSHLLNYRPVTLQYPHEKRTLPDNYRGMLALLRYDDGTEKCVGCDLCEAACPSRVIRVVSAEVPGEPTKRYSKEYYMDMTRCLFCGMCVDACPVDALGMTREFEWAVYDKRQLHLNKQQLLAIGDRSFPVQEKRLELQHPNVAFFNVAFKHVPPKPD, encoded by the coding sequence ATGGCATCGACCACACGCACCAAACGTCTGAGCCTATCTGCATGGCTCAAAACCATCACCTTCTATGAGATCCTCGTCGGCATGAAAGCAACGCTCTCTCACCTATTAAATTACCGTCCGGTCACGCTGCAATATCCTCATGAGAAGCGCACGCTGCCGGACAACTATCGAGGCATGCTCGCGCTGCTCCGATATGATGATGGGACCGAGAAGTGCGTGGGATGCGACCTCTGTGAAGCCGCCTGTCCGTCTCGCGTCATCCGGGTCGTCAGCGCCGAAGTGCCGGGTGAACCGACGAAGCGATACTCAAAAGAATATTACATGGACATGACTCGCTGCCTGTTCTGCGGGATGTGCGTGGACGCCTGTCCCGTCGATGCGCTGGGTATGACGAGAGAATTTGAATGGGCAGTCTACGACAAGCGCCAGCTGCACCTGAATAAACAACAATTGCTCGCGATCGGCGACCGTTCGTTCCCAGTCCAAGAGAAACGTCTGGAGCTGCAACATCCAAACGTCGCGTTCTTCAACGTGGCATTCAAGCACGTGCCACCAAAACCGGACTGA
- the nuoH gene encoding NADH-quinone oxidoreductase subunit NuoH, protein MTEFGLRLAISLTQIAAVMGIVVITVLILTLAERKVLGWMQDRMGPMEVGPYGILQPLADAIKLFFKEDIIPAGANKFLFTMAPILCLIPSFIGFAVIPWGPNQTFEVGGITVRPFVISDINIGVLYILAFASLGAYGIILGGWSSNSKYSLLGGLRSAAQIISYELNVGLSIVGVLILGGSLSLVSITDAQAGGFWHWYLFALPAPQIFAFVIYVISAVAETNRVPFDLPEAESELVAGFFTEYSGLRFAFFFLAEYANMVLVSCVAAALFLGGWNAPYPGTIMGFIGLPSLAWVENTMWFAVKTYSLLFLFFWLRATLPRLRYDQLMRFGWKVLLPIALGNIVVTAIAVFIYQQMK, encoded by the coding sequence GTGACTGAATTCGGATTGCGTCTCGCTATCTCCCTGACCCAGATCGCCGCAGTCATGGGCATCGTGGTTATCACGGTCCTCATCCTCACCCTTGCAGAACGAAAAGTCCTCGGCTGGATGCAGGACCGCATGGGTCCGATGGAAGTGGGGCCCTACGGCATTCTCCAACCCCTTGCGGATGCCATCAAGCTCTTCTTCAAGGAAGACATTATCCCTGCCGGGGCCAACAAGTTTCTGTTCACCATGGCCCCAATCCTCTGTTTAATTCCTTCATTCATCGGATTTGCGGTCATTCCGTGGGGTCCCAATCAGACATTTGAGGTCGGCGGCATCACCGTACGACCGTTTGTCATCAGCGACATCAATATTGGCGTTCTGTACATCTTGGCCTTCGCGTCGCTCGGGGCCTACGGCATCATCCTGGGGGGATGGTCGTCCAACAGTAAATACTCCTTACTCGGTGGGCTACGGTCGGCGGCGCAGATCATCAGTTACGAGCTCAATGTGGGACTGTCCATTGTCGGCGTGTTGATTCTGGGCGGTTCACTCAGCCTGGTGTCAATCACCGATGCCCAGGCCGGAGGATTTTGGCATTGGTATCTCTTCGCATTACCGGCCCCTCAAATTTTCGCGTTTGTCATCTATGTGATCTCAGCGGTAGCGGAAACCAACCGGGTCCCGTTCGATCTGCCGGAAGCGGAGAGCGAGCTTGTCGCTGGTTTCTTTACCGAGTACAGCGGCTTGCGATTCGCCTTCTTCTTCCTCGCCGAATACGCCAATATGGTCCTGGTCTCGTGTGTCGCTGCCGCACTATTTCTCGGTGGCTGGAATGCGCCCTATCCCGGAACGATTATGGGGTTCATCGGCCTGCCGTCCCTGGCCTGGGTCGAGAACACCATGTGGTTTGCGGTCAAGACCTACTCGCTTTTATTTCTCTTCTTTTGGCTGAGAGCCACGTTGCCGAGATTGCGATACGATCAGCTGATGAGGTTCGGCTGGAAAGTGCTGTTGCCCATAGCGTTAGGGAACATCGTCGTGACGGCTATTGCCGTATTTATCTACCAACAGATGAAGTAG